One Cohnella candidum genomic region harbors:
- a CDS encoding GxGYxYP domain-containing protein codes for MKRKRTIVSLAACVLVVAVAAAVFWNGMEHRGGIRWPEDQALPSFPEPAPTLDLISLADKLIYEAEDEAYGHEVGRKDGDGWLAEEGKDQAGLLLRVPDIADVPAGDSKAIVNMSVGRFADDNGNVVRLEIRDQATGAALGAVDVTNWDFRNENASQAFEVPFAVSAGQAIEINVTWTGKSTLKLYDIQIASPVREAEVGMFESLRGVVNKTKPRIYDDSRSDEGTSWLKAVGLGYAKVKDNWELLKKYRSEVKGIVIYDPEVPDTYNLATTIAGLKNAIVAPPSLVPKLTADPYKLPILEDLRGRFPGKIEVYEYLYQTYWPKTTHRVIIGLTPDLKTHLREYAMGIGASVVWLNPEVPEEEAVLDKFLKDMPYGKGLYLGWWPAEGQGVIKTSEFGLATVAADFSSNLSVLSGTSRKITPVQTPAKPPLENKIYVSYIMSDGDNLQYMEHFFSKLWALPNRGEIPIGWTISPLMLDAMPGILDYLHRTATENDAFISGPSGLGYTYPNMWKDQHGLDLYFSRTNDYMKRAGLRVVTEWNTVNGFLNPNVGDSIAKHAPSLLGFTSQGGSGEITIYGETMPGQELNVVYGASEGDLIFPIQNEIDRWDGKSPAFLGIQANPWEVSYQSFVNAYNQFKDNKDIVFVRPDTYFQLIREHHHLSIGPSN; via the coding sequence TTGAAACGGAAAAGAACGATCGTCAGCCTGGCGGCATGCGTGCTTGTTGTGGCGGTTGCAGCTGCGGTCTTTTGGAATGGGATGGAACATCGCGGGGGAATTCGCTGGCCCGAGGATCAGGCGCTGCCTTCATTTCCCGAACCGGCGCCGACGCTGGATCTGATCAGCTTGGCCGACAAGCTGATCTATGAAGCGGAGGACGAGGCGTACGGCCATGAAGTGGGAAGGAAGGATGGGGACGGATGGCTGGCCGAGGAGGGGAAAGATCAGGCGGGTTTGCTTCTGCGCGTTCCGGACATCGCGGATGTTCCCGCCGGCGATAGCAAAGCTATTGTGAATATGAGCGTCGGCCGATTTGCGGATGATAACGGAAACGTCGTCAGACTGGAAATTCGCGATCAGGCGACGGGCGCGGCGCTTGGCGCAGTCGATGTGACCAATTGGGATTTTCGGAACGAGAACGCATCCCAGGCGTTTGAAGTTCCTTTCGCCGTATCCGCCGGTCAGGCGATTGAAATCAACGTGACCTGGACGGGGAAGTCGACGTTGAAACTATACGACATCCAGATCGCTTCGCCGGTCAGGGAAGCGGAAGTCGGGATGTTCGAATCGCTGAGGGGCGTCGTCAACAAAACAAAACCGCGTATTTACGACGACAGCCGCAGCGACGAGGGTACCTCCTGGTTGAAGGCGGTCGGACTCGGTTACGCCAAGGTTAAGGACAACTGGGAACTGCTGAAGAAGTACCGTTCCGAAGTCAAGGGCATCGTCATCTACGATCCGGAAGTGCCAGACACTTATAACTTGGCGACGACAATTGCCGGGCTGAAGAATGCGATCGTAGCGCCGCCTTCGCTTGTCCCGAAGCTGACCGCGGACCCTTATAAGCTGCCGATTCTGGAAGATTTACGCGGCCGCTTCCCCGGCAAGATCGAGGTTTACGAATATCTCTACCAAACTTATTGGCCCAAGACGACCCACAGGGTAATCATCGGATTAACGCCCGATCTTAAGACGCACCTGCGCGAATACGCAATGGGAATCGGGGCGTCCGTCGTTTGGTTGAATCCGGAAGTACCGGAGGAAGAAGCCGTTCTGGACAAATTTCTGAAAGATATGCCCTACGGCAAAGGCTTGTACTTGGGGTGGTGGCCGGCGGAGGGACAGGGCGTAATCAAAACTTCGGAGTTCGGCCTAGCCACGGTGGCGGCGGATTTCTCCTCCAATCTGTCCGTGCTCAGCGGCACCTCCCGCAAGATCACCCCGGTGCAAACACCGGCCAAGCCGCCGCTGGAAAACAAAATATATGTGTCCTACATCATGAGCGATGGGGATAACCTGCAGTACATGGAGCATTTTTTCAGCAAATTATGGGCGCTCCCGAACCGGGGAGAGATCCCGATCGGCTGGACGATTTCCCCGCTCATGCTGGATGCCATGCCCGGCATCCTGGATTATCTCCATCGCACGGCAACGGAGAACGATGCATTCATTTCCGGTCCATCCGGCCTGGGCTACACGTATCCGAATATGTGGAAGGATCAGCACGGGCTGGACCTTTACTTCTCTCGTACGAATGATTATATGAAGCGTGCCGGGTTGCGGGTGGTGACGGAGTGGAACACGGTGAACGGATTTCTGAATCCGAATGTCGGCGACAGCATCGCGAAGCATGCGCCGTCACTTCTCGGCTTTACTTCGCAGGGCGGATCGGGTGAGATCACGATTTACGGAGAAACGATGCCCGGCCAGGAGTTGAACGTCGTTTACGGCGCTTCGGAAGGGGATTTGATCTTCCCGATTCAGAATGAAATTGACCGTTGGGACGGGAAGTCCCCCGCGTTCCTGGGCATTCAAGCCAATCCTTGGGAAGTCAGTTACCAGAGCTTCGTGAACGCCTACAAC
- a CDS encoding GxGYxYP domain-containing protein → MIRKKLMTFSLALLCSIPFTTGATASSPDPQNSITWSSQQELPSFKKAKQLEVADIYDAPGDIKLMLATLQGIVNRKEPRIYLIEHIEEGKYKWLEDLDVPYTVHDNYWDLVKLFKNEVKGVVVYDPNVPDSINVATTLAGVNDAIAVGPELAQQLADAPYNLPVVEDLRGRFKDRLDAYTWQYEHLWSQTTHRMLIGLSPDTAIRLPSDNFSSFKTIAQEPTQERDAKNRKVYDLDLTDFLGKSSVFLRFEDAFTQDGWGPAVHEVTVKADGRTIAQFVPGTPEEAPYLYDSDGSQLSSGSGGHRFADNGRYFVYQFTPPEGTKQLTASVEMWNQFKVSASNVQPVSSNRKEPYGYLRDYAVANKAMVFWLDPNDPPQKALFERILSDVKPGTPYLGWFSNDVSGEFSGVEVTSSHGVYVLAADWFSNLTVFGGTQVKNANSKPVKKLKLENKIYVTYTFSEGDNFQYNQHRLRNLWDDPGRGQVPINWTSSPLLYDGAPAILDYYLSTATDNDQLVAGPSGAGYFYPNVWPDSSFPDFLKRTKNYMKKTGMTVPYVLNRIGGENVPLSESKAAAYHDEYRPIGMFLSWEDRYGVQIVDGDLPVSTIRGIGSIQEGKRVLDEAKANWDGKSPLFVSLGILAWNMNPTDIAELNNSLGSDFQAVLADQYFALIREANGLPANP, encoded by the coding sequence GTGATTCGAAAGAAGCTTATGACTTTCAGTCTTGCCCTATTGTGCTCCATACCGTTTACAACCGGCGCTACGGCTTCTTCGCCTGACCCGCAAAATTCGATTACCTGGTCCAGTCAGCAGGAACTTCCAAGTTTCAAGAAAGCCAAGCAGCTTGAAGTCGCCGATATTTACGATGCGCCAGGGGATATCAAGCTGATGTTGGCCACATTGCAAGGGATCGTCAATCGTAAGGAGCCCCGCATCTACTTGATCGAGCATATCGAAGAGGGCAAATATAAGTGGTTGGAAGATCTCGATGTCCCGTATACCGTTCACGATAACTATTGGGACCTTGTAAAGTTGTTCAAAAACGAAGTGAAAGGCGTCGTAGTCTACGACCCGAATGTCCCGGATTCCATCAATGTGGCCACGACGCTTGCGGGAGTGAACGATGCCATTGCAGTCGGCCCCGAGCTTGCACAGCAGTTGGCAGACGCACCCTATAATCTGCCGGTTGTCGAAGACCTGCGGGGGCGGTTCAAGGATCGACTGGACGCCTACACCTGGCAGTACGAGCACTTATGGAGCCAGACGACGCACCGAATGCTGATCGGCCTAAGCCCCGACACAGCCATCAGGTTGCCTTCGGACAATTTCTCGTCATTCAAGACGATCGCGCAAGAACCGACGCAAGAACGCGATGCCAAAAACCGCAAAGTATACGACCTTGACCTGACCGATTTCCTTGGCAAATCGTCCGTCTTCCTTCGGTTCGAAGACGCCTTCACACAGGATGGTTGGGGCCCTGCCGTGCATGAAGTGACCGTGAAGGCGGACGGCCGGACGATCGCGCAATTCGTTCCAGGCACGCCTGAAGAGGCGCCTTATCTGTACGACAGCGACGGTTCCCAACTGTCCTCAGGGAGCGGCGGACACCGATTCGCGGACAACGGACGCTACTTCGTTTACCAATTTACGCCCCCCGAGGGCACGAAGCAGTTGACCGCCTCCGTCGAGATGTGGAACCAGTTCAAAGTTTCCGCAAGCAACGTGCAGCCGGTTTCCTCCAATCGCAAAGAGCCCTACGGCTATCTGCGGGATTATGCCGTCGCGAACAAGGCGATGGTGTTCTGGCTTGATCCGAACGATCCTCCGCAGAAGGCGCTGTTCGAACGCATTCTATCGGACGTTAAACCCGGCACGCCCTATCTTGGATGGTTCAGCAATGACGTCTCGGGCGAGTTCAGCGGAGTCGAAGTCACGTCCAGCCACGGCGTATATGTACTGGCAGCTGATTGGTTCAGCAATTTGACCGTTTTTGGCGGCACCCAAGTAAAGAATGCCAATTCGAAACCAGTCAAGAAGCTAAAGCTGGAAAACAAAATCTATGTCACGTATACGTTCAGCGAAGGCGACAACTTCCAGTACAACCAGCACCGACTGCGGAATCTGTGGGACGACCCCGGCCGCGGCCAGGTGCCGATCAACTGGACGTCCAGCCCGCTCTTGTACGACGGCGCGCCAGCCATATTGGACTATTATCTCAGCACCGCTACGGACAACGATCAGCTCGTCGCCGGTCCTTCCGGAGCCGGTTATTTCTACCCGAACGTATGGCCGGACAGCTCGTTCCCGGATTTCCTCAAGCGGACGAAGAACTATATGAAGAAAACCGGCATGACTGTCCCATACGTCCTGAACCGGATCGGCGGCGAGAATGTGCCTCTCAGCGAATCGAAGGCCGCCGCCTACCACGATGAGTATCGCCCAATCGGCATGTTCCTCAGTTGGGAAGACCGGTACGGAGTCCAAATTGTGGACGGCGATTTGCCGGTATCAACGATCCGCGGCATCGGCAGTATTCAGGAAGGTAAGAGGGTACTGGACGAAGCCAAAGCAAATTGGGACGGCAAATCGCCGCTGTTCGTCTCTCTCGGCATACTGGCCTGGAACATGAATCCAACAGACATCGCGGAACTGAACAACTCCCTCGGGTCGGATTTCCAGGCCGTGCTTGCGGATCAATACTTTGCGCTGATTCGCGAAGCGAACGGATTGCCCGCTAATCCTTGA
- a CDS encoding ABC transporter ATP-binding protein, giving the protein MSRQAGGIRNNIFMLRYVFRTVPLYAFVHLLMQALFGFFDVMWGILLMKFVIDAVMLKQSIVPVLLVAGGYLLYGSIIQTAAGYVYEIFAPVQINKLNKAMQQEMYEKAIRMDYACYHDPEFLNDFVWAASQTEGKAADVLDQVAAILKNVITVSGIAGTLFVLNPIAFAFVAVSIVARFLISLAVNKVEFKRELETKPLERKKNYISRVFYLPDYAKEIRTSRIAAPLLDDYRKTNAAMQSVIHKYSPRLIALKLTTRFGFHEFLLDGVFFSIVAYQAIVLQSITYGTLAAVTNGVWTLGWSFNNLIDALAKFQKNHYYIRKLRGFLEYEPQMKDPALPAEMPIGVQEITLTNVSFTYENNDKPTLVGINLRIRPKEKIAIVGYNGAGKSTLIKLLLRLYDPTEGEIAYGCSNIKDYRVEEYRHLFGVAFQDFQLFAASLAENVWMDRVPEKDEQLKARIEEALRKSDFAGRLNELEQGLATELTREFSEEGQIFSGGEAQKIAIARAFAKPCSVLILDEPSSALDPISEYNLNKAMLEAAQDRTVIFISHRLSTTRLADRIYLMEEGRIVESGSHDELMRLGGNYARLFELQAGRYRSA; this is encoded by the coding sequence TTGTCTAGGCAGGCAGGAGGAATTCGAAACAACATTTTCATGCTGCGCTACGTCTTCCGGACTGTTCCGCTCTATGCGTTCGTTCATCTTCTGATGCAGGCTTTATTCGGCTTTTTTGATGTGATGTGGGGCATCCTGCTGATGAAGTTCGTGATCGACGCGGTGATGTTAAAACAGTCGATTGTTCCGGTGCTGCTCGTGGCGGGAGGTTATTTGCTATATGGTTCGATCATCCAAACTGCTGCCGGCTACGTCTATGAGATCTTTGCACCCGTGCAGATTAACAAATTGAATAAAGCGATGCAGCAGGAAATGTATGAAAAGGCGATTCGAATGGATTATGCCTGCTATCACGATCCGGAGTTCCTCAATGACTTCGTGTGGGCAGCTTCGCAAACGGAAGGTAAGGCAGCAGACGTACTCGACCAAGTCGCGGCGATCCTCAAGAATGTCATCACCGTCTCCGGGATTGCCGGCACGCTGTTCGTCCTGAATCCGATTGCATTCGCATTCGTGGCCGTCAGCATCGTCGCGCGGTTCTTGATTTCTCTTGCCGTCAACAAGGTCGAGTTCAAGCGTGAATTGGAAACGAAGCCGCTCGAGCGCAAGAAAAACTATATCAGCCGTGTGTTCTACTTGCCCGACTATGCCAAGGAGATACGGACGAGCCGGATCGCCGCTCCGCTATTGGACGACTATCGGAAAACCAACGCTGCCATGCAAAGCGTGATTCACAAGTATTCGCCGCGTTTGATCGCGCTTAAACTCACCACCCGTTTCGGATTCCATGAATTCCTGCTCGACGGCGTTTTTTTCTCCATCGTGGCCTATCAAGCCATCGTTCTGCAGTCGATCACCTACGGAACGTTGGCCGCCGTCACCAATGGCGTATGGACGCTGGGATGGAGCTTCAACAACCTGATCGATGCCCTGGCGAAGTTCCAGAAAAACCATTACTATATTCGAAAGCTGCGAGGGTTCCTGGAATATGAACCGCAGATGAAGGATCCCGCGCTTCCGGCCGAAATGCCAATTGGTGTGCAGGAAATTACCCTTACGAATGTGAGCTTCACTTATGAAAATAATGATAAGCCGACGCTAGTAGGAATCAATCTGCGCATTCGTCCGAAGGAGAAAATCGCCATTGTCGGTTATAACGGCGCCGGCAAGTCAACGCTCATCAAGCTGCTGCTGCGGCTCTATGACCCGACGGAAGGGGAGATCGCGTACGGCTGCAGCAATATTAAAGACTACCGAGTCGAGGAATATCGCCATCTATTCGGCGTTGCTTTCCAGGACTTTCAGCTCTTCGCCGCGTCGCTCGCGGAGAATGTCTGGATGGACCGGGTGCCGGAGAAGGACGAGCAGTTGAAGGCGCGAATCGAGGAGGCGTTACGTAAAAGCGATTTCGCCGGTCGCTTGAACGAACTTGAGCAAGGGCTCGCGACGGAACTAACCCGTGAATTCTCCGAGGAAGGGCAGATTTTTTCGGGAGGCGAGGCACAGAAAATCGCGATCGCGAGGGCGTTTGCCAAGCCGTGCTCTGTACTCATCCTGGATGAGCCGTCAAGCGCCCTTGACCCCATCAGCGAGTACAACCTGAATAAGGCAATGCTCGAAGCGGCACAGGATCGAACCGTGATCTTCATCTCCCACCGATTGTCAACGACGCGGCTTGCCGATCGAATATACCTGATGGAAGAAGGACGGATCGTCGAATCAGGCAGCCACGACGAGCTCATGCGACTTGGCGGCAATTATGCCAGGTTGTTCGAACTGCAAGCCGGCCGCTACCGATCCGCATGA